A section of the Subtercola frigoramans genome encodes:
- the sucB gene encoding 2-oxoglutarate dehydrogenase, E2 component, dihydrolipoamide succinyltransferase, translating to MSESVNLPALGESVTEGTVTRWLKNVGDRVEVDEPLLEVSTDKVDTEIPSPIAGVIEQILVQEDETVEVGTPLVTIGDGSGAAPAETPAPEAAAQAAQAPVAEVPSVDAPTEAAAPAPAEPEPAPAAQAPAAPAPAPAAPAPVAAPAPAAPAPTPPAAAPVAAAPVAESTSNSGYVTPLVRKLANDQNIDLASVTGTGVGGRIRKEDVLAAVAARPAATASPSAATPAAPAPLEVSPLRGTTVPMSRLRKVVAERAVISMQTSAQLTSVVEVDVTKVAAFRDSVKASFAEKTGTKLSFLPFFALAAAEALKAYPIINATIDGDSIVYPDKENISIAVDTERGLLTPVVRNAGELDLAGLAKEIADLAARTRDNKLKPDELGGGTFTLTNTGSRGALFDTPIVFLPQVAILGTGIVTKKPVVVTVDGSDAIAIRSTVYLALSYDHRIVDGADAARFLVAVKNRLEGGDFASKLGI from the coding sequence ATGAGCGAATCCGTCAACCTTCCTGCACTCGGCGAGAGTGTGACCGAGGGAACGGTGACCCGCTGGCTCAAGAACGTCGGGGACCGCGTCGAAGTCGACGAACCCCTTCTCGAAGTGTCAACGGACAAAGTCGACACCGAGATCCCCTCGCCGATTGCTGGAGTCATCGAGCAGATCCTGGTGCAGGAAGACGAGACGGTCGAGGTGGGTACGCCGCTGGTCACCATCGGTGACGGGTCGGGAGCAGCACCTGCAGAGACTCCGGCGCCCGAGGCAGCTGCTCAGGCCGCTCAGGCCCCTGTCGCCGAAGTACCCTCCGTCGATGCTCCGACCGAAGCTGCGGCTCCTGCGCCAGCAGAGCCTGAGCCTGCTCCCGCAGCCCAGGCGCCTGCTGCGCCCGCCCCAGCTCCTGCAGCTCCGGCTCCCGTTGCCGCTCCGGCACCCGCAGCGCCTGCACCCACTCCGCCCGCTGCTGCACCGGTTGCCGCCGCACCCGTCGCCGAGAGCACCAGTAACTCCGGCTACGTGACGCCGCTCGTACGCAAACTTGCGAACGATCAGAACATCGACCTCGCCAGCGTGACCGGCACAGGAGTCGGCGGACGCATTCGCAAGGAAGACGTGCTTGCTGCCGTCGCGGCTCGTCCGGCGGCGACCGCATCGCCCTCCGCAGCAACCCCTGCTGCGCCGGCGCCTCTGGAAGTCTCGCCGCTTCGCGGCACTACGGTGCCCATGTCGCGGCTGCGCAAGGTGGTCGCAGAACGCGCCGTCATCTCCATGCAGACCAGCGCCCAGCTGACCAGCGTGGTGGAGGTCGACGTGACGAAGGTCGCGGCATTCCGCGACAGCGTCAAGGCGTCGTTCGCCGAGAAGACCGGCACGAAGCTTTCGTTCCTCCCATTCTTCGCCCTGGCTGCCGCAGAGGCCCTGAAGGCCTACCCGATCATCAACGCCACTATCGATGGCGACTCGATCGTGTACCCCGACAAGGAGAACATCAGCATTGCGGTCGACACGGAGAGGGGTCTTCTCACCCCCGTCGTGCGCAACGCCGGCGAACTCGACCTCGCCGGCCTGGCCAAGGAGATCGCCGATCTCGCTGCACGCACGCGTGACAACAAGCTGAAGCCCGACGAGCTCGGTGGCGGTACCTTCACCCTCACGAACACTGGTTCACGTGGCGCCCTCTTCGATACGCCGATCGTGTTCCTGCCGCAGGTCGCCATTCTCGGTACCGGCATCGTCACGAAGAAGCCGGTTGTCGTGACTGTCGACGGCTCCGACGCCATCGCGATCCGCTCGACGGTGTACCTCGCCCTGAGTTACGACCACAGGATCGTCGATGGTGCAGATGCCGCACGCTTCCTGGTCGCTGTGAAGAACCGCCTCGAGGGCGGCGATTTCGCCTCCAAGCTCGGTATCTGA
- the lpdA gene encoding dihydrolipoyl dehydrogenase has product MSEQNFDLVVLGGGSGGYAAALRASQLGFSVALVEKDKLGGTCLHKGCIPTKALLHSAEVADVSREAGKYGVRTTFEGVDLAAVTAYREAIVASKFKGLEGLINARKITVIRGEGRLVGPKTVQVGDDSYVGKNVILATGSYSRSLPGLEIGGRVITSEHALTLDFIPKKVAILGGGVIGVEFASVWKSFGSEVSIIEAVPHLVPNEEESVSKQFERAFRKRGIEFSLGVRSQGVTQNDSGVVVTLENGKTIEAELLLVAVGRGPQTAGLGFEEAGVTIDRGFVITNERLETSVPGVYAVGDIVPGLQLAHRGFQQGIFVAEELAGLAPQIVEDVNIPKVTYSDPEVASVGLTEAKAIEKYGTDKVSSYDYNLAGNGKSHIIGTAGSVKVVRVNEGPVVGIHMIGARVGELIGEAQLIVNWEAYPEDVASLIHAHPTQNEAVGEAHLALAGKPLHAL; this is encoded by the coding sequence GTGTCTGAGCAGAATTTTGACCTTGTCGTTCTCGGCGGAGGAAGCGGCGGCTACGCAGCCGCCCTCCGCGCCAGCCAGCTGGGTTTCAGCGTGGCATTGGTGGAGAAGGACAAGCTGGGTGGCACGTGCCTGCACAAAGGCTGCATCCCCACCAAAGCGCTCCTGCACTCGGCCGAAGTGGCCGACGTGTCGCGCGAGGCCGGCAAGTACGGGGTCAGGACCACATTCGAGGGCGTCGACCTCGCTGCCGTGACGGCGTACCGCGAGGCGATCGTCGCGAGCAAGTTCAAAGGTCTCGAAGGGTTGATCAACGCCCGCAAGATCACAGTCATCCGTGGCGAAGGCCGCCTCGTGGGCCCGAAGACGGTGCAGGTCGGTGACGACAGTTATGTCGGCAAGAACGTGATCCTCGCAACCGGCTCGTATTCACGCTCGCTTCCGGGGCTTGAGATCGGTGGACGAGTCATCACCTCTGAGCATGCCCTCACGCTCGACTTCATTCCGAAGAAGGTCGCCATCCTCGGCGGTGGCGTCATCGGTGTCGAGTTCGCCAGCGTGTGGAAGTCCTTCGGGTCTGAGGTGTCGATCATCGAAGCTGTGCCGCACCTCGTGCCGAATGAAGAGGAATCGGTCAGCAAGCAGTTCGAACGCGCCTTCCGAAAGCGCGGCATCGAGTTCTCCCTCGGCGTTCGTTCCCAGGGCGTCACGCAGAACGACTCCGGCGTCGTGGTGACGCTCGAGAACGGTAAGACCATCGAGGCAGAACTCCTCCTCGTCGCCGTCGGGCGGGGGCCACAGACGGCCGGTCTCGGCTTCGAAGAAGCGGGAGTCACCATCGACCGCGGTTTCGTGATCACGAATGAACGGCTCGAGACGAGCGTTCCCGGCGTCTACGCGGTCGGAGACATCGTCCCCGGCCTCCAGCTGGCGCACCGTGGCTTCCAGCAGGGAATCTTCGTTGCTGAGGAACTCGCCGGGCTGGCACCGCAGATCGTCGAAGACGTGAACATCCCGAAGGTGACATACTCCGATCCCGAGGTCGCCTCCGTCGGCCTGACGGAAGCCAAGGCAATCGAGAAGTACGGCACCGACAAGGTCTCGTCATACGACTACAACCTCGCCGGCAACGGCAAGAGCCACATCATCGGAACGGCCGGGTCGGTCAAGGTCGTTCGGGTCAACGAAGGGCCCGTCGTCGGCATCCACATGATCGGGGCTCGTGTCGGCGAGCTCATCGGCGAGGCCCAGTTGATCGTCAACTGGGAGGCTTACCCCGAAGACGTGGCATCGCTGATCCACGCCCACCCGACCCAGAACGAAGCAGTCGGCGAAGCGCACTTGGCGCTTGCTGGCAAACCGCTGCACGCACTCTAG
- a CDS encoding leucyl aminopeptidase, with translation MTLPEISVAESPAHDLDADVLVLAAGRTDDRLFLLGSEELPAGVTDSIESMFDGLGFTGKKDEVVRMPSVEGIRAKVIVVVGLGQAGPTTESLRYAAGVATRRIRGFASFVLALPVTGAADVRAVLEGAALGAYSYLAYRKASLDARQLGANFLVVPTTLEGTEAAATEARETARAVYLVRDLVNEAPLDLYPESLVDRARSAAEGLPVSLKVWEVAELEAEGFGGILGVGQGSTRGPRLVRVSYEPTVSSSHLALVGKGITFDSGGLSLKPPGSMIGMKNDMTGSATVLAVTLAAAALSLPVRITAWLCLAENMPSGSAIRPGDVLTIHGGRTVEVLNTDAEGRLVLADGLVAASEEHPDAIIDVATLTGASVTALGNRYVGTLGDDDLVNTVIESAKAVGETLWPMPIPSEFRPMLNSDIADLQNIKPGNTAGGMLIAAAFLREFVGKAADGEAQIPWAHLDIAGPAVNGGEGYGFTPKGPTGVTVRTLLDVAEKLARASE, from the coding sequence ATGACTCTTCCAGAAATTTCGGTTGCAGAATCTCCCGCCCACGACCTCGACGCCGATGTTCTCGTGCTCGCGGCAGGGCGAACGGATGATCGACTCTTCCTTCTCGGCAGCGAGGAACTCCCTGCTGGTGTCACCGACAGCATCGAATCGATGTTCGACGGGCTCGGCTTCACGGGAAAGAAGGACGAGGTCGTTCGGATGCCCTCGGTGGAGGGCATCCGGGCGAAGGTGATCGTGGTCGTGGGTCTGGGGCAGGCCGGGCCGACAACGGAATCGCTGCGCTACGCGGCGGGCGTTGCAACGAGGCGCATCCGCGGGTTCGCCTCCTTTGTGCTTGCCCTGCCGGTGACGGGTGCCGCCGACGTGCGCGCTGTGCTCGAGGGGGCCGCTCTCGGTGCCTACAGCTACCTCGCATACCGAAAGGCGTCGTTGGATGCCCGGCAACTCGGCGCGAACTTCCTGGTTGTGCCGACAACCCTCGAGGGGACGGAAGCCGCTGCAACCGAAGCCCGCGAGACCGCGAGGGCGGTGTACCTGGTGCGCGACCTCGTGAACGAGGCGCCGCTGGACCTCTACCCTGAGTCGCTGGTCGACCGCGCCAGGAGCGCCGCCGAGGGTCTACCGGTGTCGCTGAAAGTGTGGGAGGTGGCAGAACTCGAAGCGGAAGGGTTCGGCGGCATTCTCGGTGTCGGGCAGGGGTCGACGCGTGGCCCGCGCCTGGTGCGCGTTTCGTACGAACCAACGGTCTCGTCGAGCCACCTCGCCCTGGTCGGCAAGGGAATCACCTTCGATTCCGGCGGACTCTCGCTGAAGCCGCCGGGCTCCATGATCGGCATGAAGAACGACATGACCGGGTCAGCGACGGTTCTCGCCGTCACGCTCGCGGCGGCCGCACTCTCGTTGCCCGTACGAATCACGGCATGGCTGTGCCTCGCCGAGAACATGCCTTCCGGCTCTGCCATCAGGCCAGGGGATGTACTCACGATCCACGGCGGGCGAACGGTCGAAGTCCTGAACACCGACGCGGAGGGCAGACTGGTGCTCGCCGACGGCCTGGTGGCGGCCAGTGAGGAACACCCCGACGCCATCATCGATGTGGCCACATTGACAGGCGCGTCTGTGACGGCGCTAGGAAACCGCTATGTCGGCACTCTCGGTGACGACGATCTCGTGAACACCGTCATCGAATCGGCTAAAGCTGTCGGCGAGACGCTGTGGCCGATGCCCATCCCCTCGGAGTTCAGGCCGATGCTCAACTCGGACATCGCCGATCTCCAGAACATCAAGCCGGGAAACACGGCTGGCGGCATGCTGATCGCCGCCGCGTTCCTTCGTGAGTTCGTTGGCAAGGCAGCCGATGGCGAAGCGCAGATCCCCTGGGCGCACCTCGATATCGCCGGCCCCGCCGTGAACGGCGGTGAGGGTTACGGGTTCACACCGAAGGGCCCGACCGGTGTCACCGTGCGCACCTTGCTCGATGTGGCGGAGAAGCTCGCCCGGGCATCCGAGTAG
- a CDS encoding proteasome assembly chaperone family protein gives MKDPAELYELADEVGLIPQGLPLVAALTGFTDAGGAVSQLGEYVLDTLNNRVVAEFDADALLDYRARRPIIYFDQDHLTDYQPQTLRLYLVNDELGQPFLLLHGFEPDFKWEQFTAAILQLIDLFQVKTTTWVHAIPMPVPHTRPIGVTVSGNRIELTDAMSVWRPHTQVPSNALHLVEYRLAELGHPVTGFVLLIPHYLADTEYPSAAVASLESISAATGLIFPTDRLREEGREFLTKIGQQVESNSELEKLVGTLEERHDSYMQNSGLQNAGLRSPLTDEDGELPSADEIAAELENFLAIKRRGDDASPGFAGL, from the coding sequence ATGAAGGATCCGGCAGAGTTGTACGAACTGGCAGACGAGGTCGGCCTGATCCCGCAAGGACTGCCATTGGTGGCAGCCCTGACGGGTTTCACAGACGCCGGCGGCGCGGTCTCACAACTCGGTGAGTATGTGCTCGACACTCTGAACAATCGAGTGGTGGCCGAATTCGACGCCGATGCCCTGCTCGACTACCGAGCGCGCCGACCCATCATCTACTTCGACCAGGATCACCTGACCGACTACCAGCCACAGACGCTCCGCTTGTATCTGGTGAACGATGAGCTGGGTCAGCCATTCCTCCTTCTGCACGGGTTCGAGCCCGATTTCAAGTGGGAGCAGTTCACGGCTGCGATTCTGCAGCTCATCGATCTCTTCCAGGTCAAGACCACGACCTGGGTCCACGCCATCCCGATGCCCGTTCCGCACACACGCCCCATCGGGGTGACGGTGAGTGGTAACCGCATCGAGCTCACTGATGCGATGTCGGTCTGGCGACCGCACACCCAGGTGCCGTCGAACGCCCTTCACCTGGTCGAATACCGGCTGGCGGAGCTTGGCCACCCGGTGACCGGATTCGTCCTTCTCATTCCGCACTACCTGGCCGATACCGAGTACCCCTCTGCTGCCGTCGCGTCACTCGAGAGCATCAGTGCGGCCACAGGGCTCATCTTTCCGACGGATCGCCTGCGCGAAGAAGGTCGTGAATTCCTGACGAAGATCGGCCAGCAGGTCGAGTCCAACTCGGAGCTCGAGAAGCTGGTCGGCACGCTCGAGGAACGGCATGACAGCTACATGCAGAATTCCGGGCTGCAGAATGCCGGATTGAGGTCGCCGCTGACCGACGAGGACGGTGAGCTACCCTCGGCAGACGAGATCGCAGCGGAGCTCGAGAACTTCCTGGCGATCAAGCGTCGGGGCGATGACGCCTCGCCCGGGTTCGCCGGCCTCTAG
- a CDS encoding MFS transporter, which produces MNSRRSWVIFGVAAIAYIAAVLQRSTLGVAGVAASDRFQTSAAILSSLAVVQLIVYAALQIPNGILIDKVGPRWLVVVGTAVMAVGQLILAFSPDISIAIVGRILVGAGDSAIFISVIRLVNSWFSGRIVPQVSQWMGNLGALGQILSAVPFAYLLHLAGWSVAFASAASVAVLAFVLSLIVLRDRPKTVMAPLAPSFRTVLGRLGPTLKRPGTQLGFWSHFVTQSSGTVFSLFWGFPFMVSALGYDTGFASGLLVVIVVTGLISGPILGLLTARFPTRRSNLVLGIVAMLAIAWSTVLLWPGTPPVWLVILLVIAMGVGGPGSLIGFDFARTFNPPHTLGSANGVVNVGGFTASFTMMFLIGVLLDLQHNLGWNTNLYDLNAFKIAFCVQYVVIGAGVIFLLNARRRARRQLEEDEGISVAPLWVALTEAWTQRKT; this is translated from the coding sequence ATGAACTCCAGACGCTCGTGGGTGATCTTCGGCGTGGCCGCAATCGCCTATATTGCGGCTGTCCTGCAGAGAAGCACCCTCGGGGTGGCCGGCGTCGCAGCGTCTGACAGGTTTCAGACGTCCGCGGCAATTCTCTCGAGTCTCGCTGTCGTGCAATTGATCGTGTACGCCGCACTGCAGATTCCCAACGGGATTCTCATCGACAAAGTCGGGCCTCGCTGGCTCGTTGTCGTGGGAACCGCGGTGATGGCCGTCGGCCAGCTCATTCTCGCCTTCTCGCCCGACATCAGCATCGCGATCGTCGGCCGGATCCTGGTGGGCGCAGGGGACTCGGCGATCTTCATCTCGGTGATCAGGCTCGTCAACTCGTGGTTCTCGGGCCGAATCGTGCCTCAGGTCTCCCAGTGGATGGGCAATCTCGGTGCCCTCGGTCAGATTCTCTCTGCCGTGCCCTTCGCCTACCTCCTACACCTCGCAGGCTGGAGTGTCGCCTTCGCCTCTGCGGCCTCGGTTGCTGTGCTCGCCTTCGTTCTCAGCCTCATCGTGCTGCGCGACAGGCCGAAGACGGTGATGGCGCCGCTTGCCCCGAGCTTTCGCACCGTGCTGGGGCGACTCGGCCCCACGTTGAAAAGGCCCGGTACCCAACTCGGGTTCTGGTCCCACTTCGTCACACAATCATCAGGAACCGTCTTCAGCTTGTTCTGGGGCTTTCCGTTCATGGTCTCGGCCCTCGGCTACGACACCGGCTTCGCTTCCGGGCTTCTCGTGGTAATCGTCGTGACCGGACTGATCTCCGGTCCGATTCTCGGCCTGCTGACAGCGCGGTTCCCGACTAGGCGCTCGAATCTCGTGCTGGGAATCGTTGCCATGCTCGCGATCGCCTGGAGCACTGTGCTGCTCTGGCCCGGCACTCCACCGGTCTGGCTCGTCATCCTGCTCGTCATCGCCATGGGAGTCGGAGGGCCCGGTTCACTGATCGGGTTCGACTTCGCGCGTACCTTCAACCCACCGCACACGCTGGGTTCGGCGAACGGTGTGGTGAACGTCGGTGGATTCACGGCCAGTTTCACGATGATGTTCCTCATCGGTGTGCTCCTGGATCTTCAGCACAACCTCGGGTGGAACACGAATCTGTACGACCTCAACGCGTTCAAGATTGCTTTTTGCGTGCAGTACGTCGTGATCGGGGCAGGTGTCATCTTCTTGCTGAATGCCCGAAGGCGCGCGCGTAGGCAGCTCGAGGAAGACGAGGGAATATCGGTGGCACCGCTGTGGGTTGCACTGACCGAGGCATGGACGCAAAGAAAGACTTGA
- a CDS encoding RNA polymerase sigma factor produces the protein MATTKAPSATKAPAAKAPATKSAAAVKAPAAKTTAAKAAAAKKTGPAVKATARGKATASKATGASDADEDDEAVELDDVVVVEDDTEDVLVVVAVPDADSDSAEDSDTDDDTKKSASTEDLPSGALVLSLVDDDDDVPVYSSAITGATADPVKDYLKQIGKVALLNAAEEVELAMRIEAGLFAEDKLANAEGLTPQVKRELQWVAKDGQRAKSHLLGANLRLVVSLAKRYTGRGMQFLDLIQEGNLGLIRAVEKFDYTKGFKFSTYATWWIRQAITRAMADQARTIRIPVHMVEVINKLARVQRQMLQDLGREPTPEELSRELDMTPEKVVEVQKYGREPISLHTPLGEDGDSEFGDLIEDTEAVVPADAVGFTMLQKQLESLLDSLSEREAGVIRMRFGLGDGMPKTLDQIGDTFGVTRERIRQIESKTMAKLRHPSRSQSLRDYLE, from the coding sequence ATGGCCACCACGAAAGCTCCCTCCGCCACAAAGGCGCCCGCTGCCAAGGCGCCTGCAACCAAGAGCGCTGCGGCAGTCAAAGCTCCCGCTGCCAAGACAACGGCAGCCAAGGCGGCCGCCGCCAAGAAGACCGGGCCTGCCGTCAAGGCGACTGCCCGGGGCAAGGCAACGGCAAGCAAGGCAACCGGTGCCAGTGACGCAGACGAGGACGACGAAGCGGTCGAGCTCGACGACGTTGTTGTGGTCGAAGACGACACCGAAGACGTTCTCGTCGTTGTTGCCGTGCCCGACGCCGACAGCGACTCCGCGGAAGATTCAGATACCGACGACGACACCAAGAAGTCGGCGTCGACCGAAGACCTTCCCTCTGGCGCGCTCGTCCTCTCGCTCGTCGACGATGACGATGACGTGCCCGTCTACTCGAGCGCGATCACGGGTGCGACAGCTGACCCGGTCAAGGACTACCTGAAGCAGATCGGCAAGGTCGCCCTGCTGAACGCGGCCGAGGAGGTCGAGCTCGCCATGCGCATTGAGGCCGGCCTGTTCGCCGAAGACAAGCTGGCGAACGCCGAGGGCCTCACCCCCCAGGTCAAACGCGAACTGCAATGGGTCGCCAAAGACGGGCAGCGGGCCAAGAGCCACCTGCTCGGCGCGAACCTCCGCCTCGTCGTCAGCCTTGCCAAGCGCTACACCGGCCGGGGAATGCAGTTCCTCGACCTCATCCAGGAGGGAAACCTGGGCCTCATTCGTGCGGTCGAGAAGTTCGACTACACCAAGGGCTTCAAGTTCTCGACGTACGCGACCTGGTGGATCCGCCAGGCGATCACCAGGGCCATGGCAGATCAGGCGCGGACCATCCGCATCCCGGTTCACATGGTCGAGGTCATCAACAAGCTGGCTCGCGTGCAACGCCAGATGCTGCAGGATCTCGGTCGTGAACCCACGCCCGAAGAGTTGTCACGTGAATTGGACATGACCCCCGAGAAGGTCGTCGAGGTCCAGAAGTACGGTCGCGAGCCCATCTCTCTGCACACCCCACTCGGCGAAGACGGCGACAGTGAATTCGGTGACCTCATCGAAGACACCGAAGCAGTTGTCCCGGCAGACGCCGTGGGCTTCACCATGCTTCAGAAGCAACTCGAATCGTTGCTCGACTCCCTTTCGGAGCGCGAGGCGGGAGTCATCCGCATGCGTTTCGGCCTCGGAGACGGCATGCCGAAGACTCTCGACCAGATCGGTGACACGTTCGGCGTGACGCGTGAGCGCATCCGCCAGATCGAGTCCAAGACGATGGCCAAGCTCCGCCACCCCTCGCGTTCGCAGTCGCTTCGCGACTACCTCGAGTAA
- a CDS encoding MurT ligase domain-containing protein: MSLRTTTAVLVGRAVRLAARARGGGSAIPGTIALKIAPRFLEDTISRIPLGVVAVSGSNGKSTTTNMLAAILREHGLKVFTNPSGGNLPQGIASSVLSSVSVTGVLDADIAILEVDEGYGPKIAKMLKPTTVLLLNIQIDQLNRYHEPERVVRMLEEVAGTATRALVLNRDDNHLVDLDSRLSGSREVTFFGAAPELIAASAHGVASADRFGNDSVRAGDREAEVTVTDLGESQAVLAIDGRDVAVRLPARGLHYALDAAGAAATAKAILGDRFHPGLVTAALNGLTTVYGRGELLHVGNEAIEIIMMKNPASLQLNLDSLEAAPEQVFMAVDEGTPDPSWIYDIDLSRLDHVDVITGSKAWQFAVRFGYAGIPVGAVELDVRSAIKQFLALPRPGTGRKTMILNYEQMMLIRKILGFKELEGGGKS, translated from the coding sequence TTGAGTCTTCGCACCACGACGGCCGTTCTTGTCGGCCGGGCGGTCCGGCTCGCCGCCCGGGCGCGCGGCGGCGGTTCGGCCATCCCAGGCACGATCGCACTGAAGATCGCTCCGCGCTTTCTCGAAGACACGATCTCGCGCATCCCGCTCGGTGTTGTGGCGGTTTCGGGTTCGAACGGTAAGTCGACGACCACGAACATGCTGGCGGCGATCCTGCGCGAGCACGGGCTGAAGGTCTTCACCAACCCGTCTGGTGGCAACCTGCCGCAGGGCATCGCCTCGTCTGTTCTCTCGAGTGTTTCGGTGACCGGCGTGCTCGATGCTGATATCGCAATTCTCGAGGTCGATGAGGGTTACGGACCCAAGATCGCGAAGATGCTGAAGCCGACGACAGTGCTGCTGCTGAACATCCAGATCGACCAGCTCAACAGGTACCACGAGCCCGAACGAGTCGTCAGGATGCTCGAAGAAGTGGCCGGCACTGCCACCCGGGCGCTTGTGCTCAACCGGGACGACAATCACCTCGTGGACCTCGATTCTCGCCTCAGCGGCTCTCGTGAGGTCACGTTCTTCGGCGCAGCTCCCGAACTCATCGCTGCTTCCGCTCACGGAGTCGCCTCAGCGGACCGGTTCGGCAACGACAGCGTGCGGGCCGGTGATCGTGAAGCCGAGGTGACGGTGACCGACCTCGGTGAGAGCCAGGCCGTTCTGGCGATCGACGGGCGAGACGTGGCAGTGAGGCTGCCCGCCAGGGGCCTGCACTACGCACTCGACGCCGCCGGCGCTGCCGCCACCGCCAAGGCGATCCTCGGAGATCGCTTCCACCCGGGACTCGTGACAGCGGCACTCAACGGCCTCACGACGGTCTACGGCCGGGGCGAGCTGCTGCACGTGGGCAATGAAGCCATCGAGATCATCATGATGAAGAATCCGGCGAGCCTCCAACTGAACCTCGATTCGCTCGAAGCGGCCCCCGAACAGGTCTTCATGGCGGTGGACGAGGGAACACCCGATCCCTCGTGGATCTACGACATCGACCTCAGCAGGCTCGACCACGTCGACGTCATCACCGGCTCGAAAGCGTGGCAGTTCGCTGTGCGGTTCGGCTACGCCGGGATTCCGGTCGGAGCCGTCGAACTCGACGTGCGTTCGGCGATCAAACAGTTCCTCGCTCTTCCACGGCCGGGCACCGGTAGAAAGACGATGATCCTGAACTACGAGCAGATGATGCTCATTCGCAAGATCCTCGGTTTCAAAGAGCTCGAAGGCGGAGGCAAGTCGTGA
- a CDS encoding glutamine amidotransferase, with translation MTGLRIAHLFPRTLGMNGESGNVDILRFRAESRGLTVVVDRIEHGDVISPETDLVFVGSGPVSALIETEPWIDDVSPALHTLAAADVPFLAVGGGFQLLGEWVRLADGRELEGAGVFPVTTTVAGERVVGDFVIESRLGVLVGFENRGSYIDIGSAAPIGHVIYGRGNVAATGPGASAGAAAVAASGANVAGTLLVAPDQRVEGYWVGNLIGTHLHGPVLANNPALADWLLAAALARREETLPEATAELDEIDRRASEARSTIAAAPLSE, from the coding sequence GTGACCGGATTGCGAATTGCCCACCTCTTTCCGCGCACACTGGGCATGAACGGCGAGAGCGGCAACGTCGACATTCTGCGCTTCCGCGCCGAATCACGCGGCCTCACCGTCGTGGTCGACCGGATTGAGCACGGCGACGTCATCTCGCCCGAGACCGACCTGGTATTCGTTGGCAGCGGGCCGGTCTCAGCGCTGATCGAGACCGAGCCGTGGATCGACGATGTGTCGCCCGCGCTGCATACGCTGGCTGCAGCCGACGTACCCTTTCTTGCCGTCGGTGGTGGATTCCAGCTGCTCGGCGAATGGGTCCGGCTCGCCGATGGGCGGGAGCTCGAAGGTGCCGGAGTGTTTCCGGTGACGACGACGGTCGCGGGGGAGCGCGTGGTGGGTGACTTCGTCATCGAGTCCCGTCTCGGTGTACTCGTCGGCTTCGAGAACCGCGGTTCATACATCGACATCGGCTCGGCCGCACCCATCGGGCACGTCATCTACGGTCGCGGCAATGTCGCGGCAACCGGGCCTGGCGCGAGTGCAGGCGCTGCGGCCGTTGCCGCATCAGGCGCCAACGTGGCGGGCACACTTCTCGTGGCGCCCGACCAGCGCGTCGAAGGCTACTGGGTCGGCAACCTCATCGGCACCCACCTCCATGGCCCAGTGTTGGCCAACAATCCGGCTCTGGCCGACTGGCTTCTCGCGGCTGCGCTCGCGCGACGCGAAGAGACACTGCCAGAGGCGACGGCCGAGCTCGACGAGATCGATCGCCGGGCATCCGAAGCTCGCAGTACGATCGCGGCAGCACCCCTCAGCGAGTAG